From Candidatus Manganitrophus morganii, the proteins below share one genomic window:
- the prsK gene encoding PEP-CTERM system histidine kinase PrsK, whose product MMIFPSFIPLLNALLCIGLALFIFLEDRRSFVHRVFSFGMIALAFKELFVGMAMGTPLPSERVDWGAWGLTAASMLPGSWFLFSLSFGRSNYKELVAKWKWFILFSLTFPLSMTVLFRESLLVSAFPEEGGSPIVRLGWSGYTFYLFYLLASVVILMNLEGTLRASTGNKRWQVKFMLLGIGGLFAVQIYTVSHTLLFSLINSGMESINSFAVLVANILIILSLLRNRFLNVDIYFSRTLLYNSITVVVVGAYLLTVGILAKAIAYFGGNQAIPLGTFFVFVSLLALTAILLSDQLRQELKRFISRNFYQPRYDYRKEWTAFTQQTTSLMNVNDLCSAVSKMVSEAFGAPSVTIWLVDEGSNLIYFGGSTVFSDARILDLKNKGKIWDELLSFINTHPVPFDLDSTKDEKLRGLKEAEGSYFEKTRVSYCVPLISNRKLLGVMTLNHRVTKERFSVEDADLLKTIADQAAGSLLNVKLTEQLLKAKEMEAFQSLSAFFIHDLKNLASMLSLTMRNLPAHFDNPEFRSDALRVISQSVSKMNDMCSRLSLLTKKMELQCVEVDLNELVASTLGGMNGSVKSTVEKNLQTLPKCMIDPDQVQKVIVNLILNANEAADQKGVIRIETDRTEECVVFSVSDNGCGISKQFIERSLFQPFQTTKSQGLGIGLFHTKKIVEAHHGKIEVESEEGVGTTFRVILPVGRKDRV is encoded by the coding sequence ATGATGATATTTCCCTCTTTTATCCCGTTATTGAATGCCCTTCTCTGTATCGGGTTGGCGCTGTTCATCTTCCTTGAGGACAGGCGATCCTTTGTCCACCGGGTATTTTCTTTCGGGATGATCGCCCTGGCTTTTAAAGAGCTTTTCGTCGGAATGGCGATGGGAACCCCCCTTCCCTCGGAAAGGGTCGATTGGGGCGCCTGGGGGCTGACAGCGGCCAGTATGCTTCCCGGAAGCTGGTTTTTGTTTAGCCTCAGTTTCGGTCGTTCGAATTACAAAGAGCTGGTGGCAAAGTGGAAGTGGTTTATCCTCTTCTCTCTGACCTTCCCGCTTTCAATGACAGTATTATTTAGGGAATCACTCTTGGTGTCCGCTTTTCCGGAGGAAGGGGGATCTCCCATCGTCCGGCTTGGATGGTCCGGTTATACCTTTTACCTTTTCTATCTTTTGGCTTCCGTAGTAATACTGATGAATCTGGAGGGGACTCTCCGGGCTTCCACGGGGAATAAGCGGTGGCAGGTCAAATTTATGCTCCTGGGGATCGGGGGGCTCTTTGCCGTTCAAATTTATACGGTCAGTCATACCCTTCTCTTTTCATTAATTAATTCGGGGATGGAATCGATCAATTCTTTTGCAGTTCTGGTGGCGAATATCCTGATTATCCTCTCCCTCCTGCGTAATCGCTTCCTCAATGTCGATATTTATTTCTCACGCACATTGCTTTACAACTCAATTACCGTCGTGGTGGTCGGGGCCTATCTTCTGACGGTCGGTATCCTTGCGAAGGCGATCGCTTATTTTGGGGGGAACCAGGCCATTCCCCTGGGCACCTTTTTCGTTTTTGTTTCGCTCCTTGCCCTAACGGCCATCCTTCTTTCCGATCAGTTGCGGCAAGAGCTAAAGCGATTTATCAGCCGGAACTTCTATCAGCCGCGTTACGATTATCGCAAGGAGTGGACGGCATTTACCCAACAGACCACTTCGTTGATGAATGTAAACGATCTTTGCTCCGCGGTATCAAAGATGGTTTCGGAAGCGTTCGGCGCCCCCTCCGTGACGATCTGGTTGGTCGATGAGGGTTCCAACCTGATTTATTTCGGGGGGTCTACTGTGTTTTCCGACGCCCGGATCCTGGATTTGAAAAATAAGGGTAAAATATGGGATGAGCTTCTCTCATTTATCAACACCCACCCGGTGCCGTTTGATTTGGATTCAACCAAAGACGAAAAATTGAGGGGGTTGAAAGAAGCGGAGGGAAGTTATTTTGAAAAGACCCGAGTCAGCTATTGCGTTCCGCTCATCTCCAACCGAAAACTGCTGGGGGTAATGACCCTGAATCATCGTGTAACCAAGGAGCGGTTTTCGGTGGAAGATGCCGATTTATTGAAAACCATCGCCGATCAGGCGGCGGGGAGTCTCCTGAATGTGAAGCTGACGGAGCAACTTTTAAAAGCAAAAGAAATGGAAGCGTTTCAGAGCCTCTCGGCCTTTTTCATCCATGACTTAAAAAATTTGGCATCGATGCTTTCGCTCACGATGCGGAATCTGCCGGCCCATTTTGATAATCCCGAATTTAGAAGCGATGCGCTGCGGGTGATCTCCCAGAGCGTCTCCAAAATGAACGACATGTGCAGCCGGCTCTCCCTTTTGACGAAAAAAATGGAGCTGCAGTGTGTTGAAGTCGATCTAAATGAATTGGTCGCCTCCACCCTGGGAGGGATGAATGGATCGGTCAAATCGACGGTGGAGAAAAACCTTCAGACGTTGCCGAAGTGCATGATCGATCCCGACCAGGTCCAGAAGGTGATCGTGAATCTTATCCTCAATGCAAACGAAGCGGCCGACCAAAAGGGGGTTATCCGGATCGAGACCGACCGGACGGAAGAGTGCGTCGTTTTCTCCGTCAGCGATAACGGTTGCGGCATCTCGAAACAATTTATCGAGCGCTCTCTTTTCCAGCCGTTTCAAACCACAAAGAGTCAGGGGCTCGGGATCGGTCTGTTTCATACGAAGAAAATTGTGGAAGCGCATCACGGTAAAATCGAAGTGGAGAGCGAGGAGGGGGTCGGGACCACTTTTCGGGTGATCCTGCCGGTGGGGCGAAAAGACAGGGTGTAG
- a CDS encoding polysaccharide deacetylase family protein, translating to MMMHILKKAAFLSLFEISSIGGREQKGLLVLTYHRISTHSDFDDPLKVSLKSFERQISYLKENCHILSGEELADIIKSRRSIPKKSVFITFDDGWSDNYTNAFPILKQNEVPAIIFISTDYIDTSRTFWHEELADLLKKMPLPDSSQERQALQSILKGRPSELLQRIDRVLISPMPARMPLINDLISYLKAFQLEEIDDLIRDLNSAFGHERREKYSDLLSWRQIAEMSENNISFGSHTKSHSLLTNIPGEKVREELKESKKIIEEKTGRPVNFIAYPNGNFDSSIIKTAEEEGYLAGFTCVPGTNISYERPFELKRKNVLEECSMGLGGKFSELFFKVELSGIRENVREWLRKEKAMNKGH from the coding sequence ATGATGATGCATATTCTCAAAAAAGCAGCTTTCCTTTCTCTATTTGAGATTTCTTCCATTGGTGGAAGAGAACAGAAGGGGCTTCTTGTCTTAACCTATCATAGAATATCGACGCATTCTGATTTTGACGACCCGCTCAAGGTTTCCTTGAAGAGCTTTGAGAGACAAATATCCTATCTCAAAGAGAACTGCCACATCCTCTCCGGAGAAGAACTGGCTGACATCATCAAGAGCAGACGTTCGATTCCCAAAAAATCGGTCTTCATCACCTTTGATGACGGTTGGAGTGATAACTATACAAATGCTTTTCCGATATTGAAACAAAATGAGGTGCCGGCCATTATTTTTATCAGCACAGATTATATCGATACCAGTCGTACTTTTTGGCATGAAGAGTTGGCTGATTTGTTGAAGAAAATGCCTCTTCCAGACAGCTCTCAAGAAAGGCAGGCCTTGCAATCGATTTTGAAAGGTCGTCCGTCCGAATTGTTACAAAGAATCGATCGAGTCCTGATCAGTCCAATGCCGGCTCGAATGCCGCTTATCAATGATCTGATCTCATACTTGAAAGCGTTTCAGTTGGAAGAAATCGATGATCTAATCAGAGATTTAAATTCAGCCTTTGGTCATGAGCGTCGGGAGAAATATTCAGACCTGCTTTCCTGGAGGCAAATTGCCGAGATGTCTGAAAATAATATTTCTTTCGGTTCTCACACGAAGAGTCACTCTCTTCTCACCAACATTCCCGGTGAAAAGGTTCGGGAAGAGCTAAAAGAATCTAAGAAAATCATAGAGGAAAAAACTGGAAGACCTGTGAACTTTATCGCTTATCCGAATGGAAACTTTGATTCATCTATTATCAAAACAGCAGAAGAGGAAGGCTATTTGGCCGGTTTTACATGCGTGCCTGGAACAAATATTTCGTACGAAAGGCCCTTCGAGTTGAAAAGAAAAAATGTCCTTGAGGAATGCTCGATGGGTCTCGGCGGTAAATTTTCTGAGTTGTTTTTTAAGGTCGAATTATCAGGTATAAGAGAAAACGTTAGGGAATGGCTCAGGAAAGAGAAGGCGATGAACAAAGGCCACTAA
- a CDS encoding glycosyltransferase, whose protein sequence is MGKSGDIGGQNHQRSYGTEEINSLAESMGSDKVKILYIALDMDLGGLQRVVNLLIRRIDKKLFIPYLCCLDRGGIFCEELKENEVGTYILNRKPGPFDTGLFKNLCKILVDNEIDIIHSQNGCSLYSALAGWKAGVKGIVHTDHGRLVPDKRSAVLEDRFSSWMMDRVVGVSENLTEYLEMGVKINKKKLLTIINGVDTDRFVPLDTEQKNKLRNAIGLNRGDKVLGTICRLDPIKNLEFLIRSLPSLSEAIPECKLLIVGDGPSEESLRSYAKSNGVASKVMFMGRSAEVEKMLPVFDLYVCSSLSEGTSMTILEAMACGLPIVASEVGGNVKLIDHSNGLLFPLNDEKAFHQGTISLLKDPERLKRMGECSRARVEADFNLDRFVGRYEELYQSVYTATNAN, encoded by the coding sequence ATGGGGAAGTCAGGCGACATTGGTGGACAAAATCATCAAAGAAGTTATGGGACCGAAGAAATAAATTCGTTGGCTGAATCGATGGGCTCAGATAAAGTAAAAATCTTGTATATCGCTTTAGACATGGATTTAGGGGGGCTCCAGCGGGTTGTTAACCTATTAATTCGGAGAATCGACAAGAAATTATTTATCCCATATCTCTGTTGTCTTGACCGAGGTGGGATATTTTGTGAGGAATTGAAAGAAAATGAGGTTGGGACATATATCCTCAATAGAAAGCCTGGTCCTTTTGATACCGGATTATTTAAAAACCTATGCAAGATTTTAGTCGATAACGAGATCGATATCATTCATTCCCAAAACGGTTGTTCGCTTTATTCGGCCTTGGCAGGTTGGAAGGCCGGGGTCAAAGGAATTGTTCATACAGATCATGGAAGACTCGTTCCCGACAAGCGGTCTGCTGTTCTAGAGGATCGGTTCTCTTCTTGGATGATGGATCGTGTCGTTGGAGTTTCCGAAAATTTGACGGAATATTTGGAGATGGGAGTAAAAATAAACAAGAAGAAGTTATTAACGATCATTAATGGCGTGGATACGGACCGATTTGTGCCGTTGGATACGGAACAAAAAAATAAATTGAGAAACGCCATCGGCTTGAATAGAGGGGATAAGGTTTTAGGCACCATCTGTCGACTCGATCCGATTAAGAACTTGGAGTTTTTAATCCGGTCTCTTCCATCTCTTTCCGAGGCCATTCCGGAATGCAAGCTTTTGATCGTGGGGGATGGGCCGAGTGAGGAAAGTCTCAGGAGTTATGCGAAAAGCAACGGAGTGGCTTCCAAGGTCATGTTTATGGGGCGGTCAGCGGAAGTTGAAAAGATGTTACCCGTATTTGATTTATATGTATGTTCTTCATTGAGTGAAGGAACCTCGATGACGATTTTGGAAGCGATGGCGTGCGGCCTTCCGATTGTCGCGTCTGAGGTCGGCGGAAATGTAAAGCTGATCGATCACTCCAACGGCCTGCTTTTTCCTCTGAATGATGAAAAGGCCTTTCACCAGGGGACCATTTCTCTTTTAAAAGATCCTGAACGGTTAAAGAGGATGGGAGAGTGCAGCCGGGCACGGGTAGAAGCTGACTTTAACCTGGACCGGTTTGTCGGCCGTTACGAGGAATTATACCAATCGGTCTATACCGCGACAAATGCGAACTAA
- a CDS encoding FkbM family methyltransferase, with protein MAQNSLIFDVGMYDGTDTAYYLAKGFQVIAVEANTKLVESAHERFTSFIQTGRLTIENVAISDHEGTVELYLSGQDLGSSSIEYDRVVNRRPNGSIKVRCVRFENILDRFGTPFYLKCDIEGADRHTILALSEKHLPEYVSFEMGEDAIELLDHLAAIGYRSFKIINQVNFRELSRIDYLPDRIRGRLRRMLHMPEAEYVTYHGVQFRREHGAGPMAEATDGQWKSYLSVRTQWQQFCNDYAADNRGGWYDLHARFK; from the coding sequence ATGGCTCAAAATTCGTTAATATTTGATGTTGGTATGTATGATGGGACCGACACAGCGTATTATCTTGCTAAAGGTTTCCAAGTGATTGCAGTCGAGGCAAACACCAAACTTGTTGAGAGTGCTCATGAACGCTTTACAAGCTTTATCCAGACGGGGCGTCTTACTATAGAAAATGTGGCAATCAGCGATCACGAAGGTACCGTAGAACTATATCTATCAGGACAGGACTTAGGATCAAGCTCAATAGAATATGACAGAGTAGTAAACCGCAGACCCAACGGCTCAATTAAAGTCCGCTGTGTGCGATTCGAAAATATCTTAGATCGTTTCGGTACTCCATTTTACCTTAAGTGCGATATTGAAGGAGCAGATCGACATACTATTCTGGCGCTCTCAGAAAAGCACCTACCAGAGTATGTCTCGTTTGAAATGGGAGAAGATGCTATAGAGCTACTTGACCATCTGGCCGCTATCGGTTATAGGAGCTTTAAAATCATCAACCAGGTCAATTTCCGAGAGCTCTCGAGGATAGATTATTTGCCTGATCGAATTCGTGGCAGGCTACGCCGAATGTTGCATATGCCTGAAGCCGAGTACGTTACCTACCATGGAGTTCAATTTAGAAGGGAGCATGGCGCTGGTCCAATGGCGGAGGCAACGGATGGACAATGGAAATCATACCTCTCCGTGCGAACTCAGTGGCAGCAATTTTGTAATGATTATGCAGCAGACAACAGGGGTGGATGGTACGATCTGCACGCACGCTTTAAGTAA
- a CDS encoding glycosyltransferase, whose translation MYGAEKVVLTLLKELQGSQYAGILGCIREGESERPQIAAEAEKEGIPVQYFTMRRGLNLSGLQGIRKFVEDQGLGLVHSHGYKTNIFLSLLPGRSFNTVSTVHGWAKQSAGMKGKLYEFLDAVALKRMDRVIAVSKAVLEDLTRRGLKKDRIGLIYNGIHIDGDTPDFDPLSLRRKYGIQRDAFIIGAVGRLAKVKGHAHLIEAMPSILEEIPGCQLVIAGDGPLKGDLEAIIKRLGLIDNIKLLGYVGEIRALLEMIDLFILPSLSEGLPIVLLEAMVSEKPIVAANVGGVPEAIAGPELGILVPPANPQMITNAVISLFRDKERMERVGINAGHRVRDAFSAANMAKQYVDVYSHLQRKVV comes from the coding sequence ATGTATGGAGCGGAAAAAGTCGTTTTGACCCTCCTTAAGGAATTGCAGGGCTCTCAATACGCCGGAATCTTGGGATGTATTCGGGAGGGTGAGAGCGAGCGACCTCAAATCGCTGCCGAGGCGGAAAAGGAAGGCATTCCTGTTCAATATTTTACGATGAGACGGGGGCTAAATCTTTCCGGCCTTCAAGGTATTCGGAAGTTTGTTGAAGATCAGGGTTTGGGCCTTGTCCACTCTCATGGCTATAAAACGAATATTTTCTTGAGTCTCTTGCCGGGGAGAAGTTTTAATACTGTTTCTACGGTGCATGGTTGGGCGAAACAATCGGCCGGGATGAAAGGGAAGCTCTATGAATTTTTGGATGCGGTTGCCCTGAAGAGAATGGATCGAGTCATCGCTGTATCTAAGGCGGTTCTGGAAGACTTGACGAGGCGCGGATTAAAGAAGGATCGGATCGGCCTTATTTATAATGGGATTCACATTGACGGCGATACTCCTGATTTCGATCCATTGTCCCTCCGTCGGAAGTATGGAATACAGCGTGATGCTTTTATCATCGGGGCCGTCGGTCGCCTTGCAAAAGTGAAGGGGCATGCACATTTAATCGAAGCGATGCCTTCTATTTTAGAAGAGATCCCCGGTTGCCAATTGGTTATTGCCGGTGATGGGCCTCTTAAGGGAGATTTGGAGGCGATCATTAAGAGACTTGGACTTATCGACAATATTAAGTTACTCGGATATGTGGGAGAGATTCGGGCACTTTTAGAAATGATCGATCTCTTTATACTTCCTTCTCTGTCCGAGGGTTTGCCGATCGTGCTCCTGGAGGCGATGGTTTCAGAGAAACCGATTGTGGCCGCGAATGTGGGGGGGGTGCCGGAGGCAATCGCCGGCCCGGAACTGGGCATCTTGGTGCCGCCTGCAAACCCTCAGATGATCACAAATGCGGTCATATCTCTCTTCAGGGATAAAGAGCGGATGGAGCGAGTCGGGATCAATGCAGGACATCGCGTCCGGGATGCATTTTCCGCAGCGAATATGGCAAAGCAATATGTGGATGTTTACTCTCATTTGCAACGGAAGGTTGTCTAA
- a CDS encoding glycosyltransferase family 4 protein encodes MVRVCKIWDSDYPWDVRVEKICDSLTGAGHEVHLVCRNTKGRKRYEYSNGIHIHRLPTFRFLGELLSFPFFLNPIWLLYVFRVVRKYNVELILVRDLPLALTGILVGKATGLSCFIDMAEPYPEMLDSYRKIQRPPYRKRMINFLIRNASFAEIVEQTVCRLAAHIFPVSEEMKLNLIKKGVPASKITLLHNTPLKSKLSFIRNDTERKDALEIIYVGDLTEMRGIPLVIEAVDHLVNKLDEKFVFTIVGAGRYETELRRLVGDRKLEKYVLFSGFVPHHQLPDYLMKGDMGIIPHLKVSHNDLTLPNKVFDYMACGLPVVSGNLEPVKRILERTNSGMIFDYTNDSLIQTLLKLKDPHLRAKLGSNGCRAVKEVFNWERDFDAFLSVMNNKSSI; translated from the coding sequence ATGGTGAGAGTCTGCAAGATATGGGATTCCGACTATCCCTGGGATGTCAGGGTAGAAAAAATATGTGACTCCCTCACGGGTGCGGGGCATGAAGTCCACTTGGTGTGTCGGAACACCAAAGGACGGAAACGTTACGAATATAGTAATGGCATCCATATTCATCGACTTCCTACGTTTCGATTTCTCGGCGAATTATTAAGCTTTCCTTTTTTTCTCAATCCTATTTGGTTGCTATATGTTTTTAGAGTAGTAAGGAAATATAATGTCGAGTTGATCTTAGTCCGAGATTTACCGCTTGCATTAACTGGTATTTTAGTTGGAAAAGCGACTGGACTTTCCTGTTTTATTGATATGGCCGAACCCTATCCTGAGATGTTGGATAGCTATCGCAAAATACAAAGGCCTCCTTATAGAAAAAGGATGATCAATTTTCTTATAAGAAATGCAAGCTTTGCGGAAATTGTCGAACAAACAGTTTGCCGGCTGGCGGCCCACATTTTCCCTGTATCGGAAGAGATGAAGCTTAATCTGATAAAAAAGGGAGTTCCAGCTTCCAAAATTACCTTATTACATAATACCCCTCTGAAGAGCAAGCTTAGCTTTATTAGGAATGATACAGAACGAAAGGATGCACTCGAGATTATCTATGTTGGGGATCTCACGGAGATGCGCGGAATCCCCCTGGTTATTGAAGCAGTCGATCATCTGGTCAATAAGTTGGACGAGAAGTTTGTATTCACAATTGTTGGAGCAGGCCGTTACGAGACTGAACTTCGAAGGTTGGTCGGTGATCGAAAGCTCGAAAAATATGTCTTATTCTCCGGTTTTGTCCCGCATCATCAGTTGCCTGATTACTTAATGAAAGGAGATATGGGAATCATTCCCCACCTCAAAGTTTCGCATAATGATCTTACTCTACCGAACAAAGTATTTGATTACATGGCTTGTGGATTACCGGTTGTTTCTGGAAACTTGGAACCGGTCAAGAGAATTCTTGAGAGAACGAATTCAGGGATGATCTTTGATTACACGAACGATTCTCTTATTCAAACCTTGTTGAAATTGAAAGACCCACATTTGAGAGCAAAGTTAGGTTCGAACGGATGCCGTGCTGTGAAAGAGGTCTTTAATTGGGAAAGAGATTTTGACGCGTTCCTGTCTGTAATGAATAACAAATCAAGTATTTAA
- a CDS encoding CapA family protein — protein sequence MKEHLSIVAVGDLMFGDHPVRFGNGVRSQTEKLGPDYLFSKVKSVWSDADIVFGNLEAVLSDIGLVSQKVESAEFRGAPSTVPALQRAGFNLLNFANNHCMEYGLEAFLETVDLVRKQGIFVTGLRSEAGGCIPYEIEKNGMKATLLSYSLCCENYYKGKEVPYAFSTEAQVLQEVATYRGRSDVLIVSLHWGEEYMTYPSPQQVVFARRLIDQGVHLILGHHPHVLQGVEKYKQGVIVYSLGNFVFDMWQKPTRQSMMLKARVSKEGTIEVEMIPLYINDLFQPEIPDKRFHPAFLQSMDRLGSMISEKYARLETDLPSLQADYLKLAHQKMLRNRFENYFFFLSHLYQYSPNVIYQSLTRSFKRRMEEVQAVVGER from the coding sequence TTGAAGGAACATCTGAGTATCGTTGCGGTTGGTGATTTGATGTTCGGGGACCATCCGGTCCGATTTGGCAATGGGGTACGTTCGCAAACGGAAAAACTGGGACCGGACTATCTTTTCTCGAAAGTGAAATCAGTTTGGAGTGATGCAGATATTGTTTTCGGTAATCTGGAAGCGGTCCTTTCTGACATCGGGCTGGTCAGTCAAAAGGTTGAATCTGCCGAGTTCAGGGGAGCTCCAAGCACCGTGCCTGCCCTGCAGAGAGCCGGCTTTAACCTTCTTAATTTCGCTAATAATCATTGCATGGAGTATGGATTAGAGGCCTTCTTAGAAACGGTGGATCTTGTTCGGAAACAGGGAATATTTGTAACCGGATTGCGATCGGAAGCCGGCGGCTGTATTCCATATGAGATTGAGAAGAATGGGATGAAAGCCACCCTCCTTTCCTATTCACTCTGTTGTGAAAACTACTACAAAGGGAAAGAAGTCCCCTATGCGTTTTCCACGGAAGCGCAGGTCCTTCAAGAGGTCGCAACGTATCGAGGTCGTTCCGATGTCCTGATTGTTTCTTTGCACTGGGGCGAGGAGTACATGACCTATCCCTCTCCGCAGCAGGTTGTCTTTGCTCGCCGCTTGATTGATCAGGGGGTCCATCTCATTCTCGGTCATCATCCGCATGTGCTGCAAGGGGTAGAGAAGTATAAACAAGGCGTCATCGTTTATAGTCTTGGCAATTTTGTATTCGATATGTGGCAGAAGCCAACGCGCCAATCGATGATGTTGAAGGCGAGGGTCTCGAAAGAGGGGACGATAGAGGTTGAAATGATTCCTCTATATATAAACGATCTCTTCCAGCCGGAAATTCCCGACAAGCGGTTCCATCCGGCGTTCCTACAGTCAATGGACCGGCTCGGATCGATGATCTCCGAGAAGTATGCACGCCTGGAGACGGACCTGCCTTCCTTGCAGGCAGATTATTTAAAACTGGCTCATCAGAAAATGTTGCGCAATCGGTTTGAGAATTATTTTTTCTTTCTTTCACATCTCTACCAATATAGTCCGAATGTGATTTATCAAAGCTTGACCCGATCCTTCAAGAGAAGGATGGAAGAAGTGCAAGCCGTTGTGGGGGAGAGGTAA
- a CDS encoding fibronectin type III domain-containing protein encodes MQTSLIKRSALMIIGMILLLNWKTPAMAADASLSWDTNTENDLGGYKLYYGTSSGSYGAPVDVGNQTSFTVNGLSSSQTYYFAVRAYNTSGAESGYSNEVSKSFGDTAAPTLSAIAAGSITSAGATVSWSTNEAATSQVEYGATTAYGSLSALNSTLVTSHSRVLSGLNPSTTYHYRVISRDAAGNTGTSGDRTFTTTAAPDTTAPAISGIGASNITTTAATISWTTNESSDTQIQYGTTTSYGSSTTLDTTLTTNHSQQVTGLLPATLYHYRVRGRDGAGNLATSGDRTFTTAAPPDTTAPTLSNIAASNIASTSTVITWSTNETATSQVEYGTTTSYGASSALGATPVTSHSRTLSSLSPATTYNYRVISQDGAGNISVSGNRTFTTSATPDTTAPVLSGIAVGNVASTSVVISWSTHEAATSQVEYGPTTAYGSLSTLNTTLLAAHSASLTNLQPATTYNYRVISRDAAGNTATSGNNSFTTAAPSSSDTIGPVLSAIDAREMTTEGVTIHWGTDEPATSEVEYGLTAGYENSTGVNATLSNSHSRILSGLQSNTVYHYRVKSADALGNLSVSADHTLTTNPPTDSTPPADVENFTAVPGTQVITLSWVNPSDSDFVGVRIVYRTDRFPNGTEDGEILGDFSGRTDESITVLHAGLEENVTYYYSASSYDNNGNYQHTAHASAMPFGFSTGASNADDGGAGGGGGCTMVSPSSGAASGPGHSADMIGLILVLSLAALRKGIKK; translated from the coding sequence ATGCAGACCTCATTAATCAAGCGAAGCGCTCTGATGATCATCGGGATGATCCTTCTCCTGAATTGGAAAACGCCTGCGATGGCTGCGGATGCCTCCCTCTCCTGGGACACCAACACGGAAAACGATCTGGGAGGGTATAAACTCTATTATGGAACCTCCTCCGGCAGCTACGGCGCCCCCGTGGACGTCGGCAATCAAACATCTTTCACTGTAAACGGTTTAAGCAGCAGTCAGACATATTATTTTGCCGTTCGCGCATACAACACCTCGGGGGCGGAAAGCGGCTACTCTAATGAAGTCAGCAAGAGCTTCGGCGACACCGCCGCGCCGACCCTCTCCGCCATTGCGGCCGGCAGCATCACCAGCGCCGGAGCAACCGTCAGCTGGAGCACCAACGAAGCGGCCACCTCCCAGGTGGAGTACGGCGCCACGACCGCTTACGGCTCCCTCTCTGCGCTCAACTCAACGCTCGTCACCAGCCATAGCCGTGTGTTAAGCGGCTTGAACCCTTCAACGACCTATCACTATCGGGTCATCAGCAGAGATGCCGCCGGGAACACCGGCACCTCGGGGGACCGCACCTTCACCACCACCGCCGCGCCCGACACCACCGCGCCGGCGATTTCCGGAATCGGCGCCTCGAATATCACCACCACCGCGGCCACGATCAGCTGGACGACCAATGAGAGTTCCGACACCCAGATTCAATATGGGACAACCACTTCGTATGGAAGCTCCACGACGCTCGATACCACCCTGACCACCAACCACAGCCAACAGGTCACCGGCCTTCTCCCCGCCACCCTTTATCATTATCGCGTCCGCGGCCGGGACGGCGCCGGAAATCTGGCCACCTCGGGAGATCGAACATTTACCACCGCCGCGCCCCCCGACACCACCGCGCCGACCCTTTCTAATATTGCCGCCAGCAACATCGCATCGACCTCCACGGTGATCACCTGGAGCACCAATGAAACGGCGACCTCCCAAGTCGAATATGGAACGACGACATCGTATGGTGCTTCCTCCGCATTGGGCGCCACGCCGGTCACCAGTCACAGCCGGACCCTTTCCAGCCTGAGCCCCGCCACCACCTACAACTACCGGGTCATCAGCCAAGATGGGGCCGGAAACATCTCGGTCTCCGGAAATAGAACCTTCACCACCTCCGCCACCCCCGATACGACGGCGCCGGTTCTCTCCGGTATCGCCGTGGGGAACGTTGCTTCCACTTCGGTTGTCATTTCCTGGAGCACCCATGAAGCGGCCACCTCCCAAGTGGAATACGGACCGACCACGGCGTACGGCTCTCTCAGCACATTAAATACCACCCTTCTGGCCGCCCACAGCGCTTCGTTGACGAACCTCCAGCCGGCCACCACCTACAACTATCGGGTCATCAGCCGGGACGCCGCCGGAAACACCGCCACCTCCGGGAACAATTCGTTTACAACGGCCGCCCCGTCATCTTCCGATACAATCGGGCCGGTTCTGTCGGCGATCGATGCGCGGGAGATGACCACGGAGGGGGTGACGATCCACTGGGGAACCGATGAGCCTGCAACAAGCGAAGTGGAGTATGGCCTGACCGCGGGATACGAAAACAGCACCGGGGTCAACGCCACCCTGTCGAACAGCCACAGCCGGATCCTTTCCGGCCTCCAATCGAACACGGTCTATCACTATCGTGTCAAAAGCGCCGATGCCCTGGGCAATCTCTCCGTGTCGGCCGATCATACTCTCACGACAAACCCGCCCACCGATTCCACCCCTCCGGCGGACGTCGAAAACTTCACCGCCGTCCCGGGAACCCAGGTGATCACATTAAGCTGGGTCAATCCGTCCGATTCCGACTTCGTCGGGGTCCGCATCGTCTACCGGACCGATCGGTTCCCGAACGGCACTGAAGACGGTGAGATCCTCGGGGACTTTTCGGGACGAACCGATGAGAGCATCACCGTCCTCCATGCAGGGTTAGAGGAGAACGTGACCTACTACTATTCGGCCTCATCGTATGATAACAACGGGAACTATCAACACACGGCGCACGCTTCCGCAATGCCTTTCGGGTTTTCGACGGGCGCCTCGAATGCGGACGACGGCGGCGCTGGGGGCGGTGGCGGCTGCACGATGGTTTCGCCGAGCTCCGGAGCCGCTTCTGGACCGGGCCATTCGGCCGACATGATCGGGCTGATTCTGGTCCTCTCGCTTGCGGCGCTTCGGAAGGGAATCAAGAAATGA